In the Gossypium raimondii isolate GPD5lz chromosome 9, ASM2569854v1, whole genome shotgun sequence genome, one interval contains:
- the LOC105799330 gene encoding 60S ribosomal protein L7-2 has translation MGEEAKAVVPESLLKKNKRNEEWELAKKQELEVAKKKKVENRKLIYSRAKQYAKEYGAQEKELIQLKREARLKGGFYVDPEAKLLFIIRIRGINAMHPRTRKILQLLRLRQIFNGVFLKVNKATMNMLHLVEPYVTYGYPNLKSVRELIYKRGFGKLNKQRIALTDNAIVEQALGKFGIICVEDLIHEIMTVGPHFKEANNFLWPFKLKAPLGGLKKKRNHYVEGGDAGNRENYINELIRRMN, from the exons ATGGGTGAGGAAGCTAAGGCTGTGGTTCCCGAGTCACTATTGAAGAAGAATAAGAGGAATGAAGAATGGGAACTTGCTAAAAAGCAGGAGCTTGAAGttgcaaagaagaagaaagttgaGAACCGCAAGCTGATTTACTCTAGAGCCAAGCAGTATGCAAAGGAGTATGGAGCTCAG GAAAAGGAGTTGATTCAGTTGAAGCGCGAGGCCAGGTTAAAAGGAGGGTTTTATGTTGATCCGGAAGCTAAGCTTTTGTTCATCATTCGAATTCGAGG TATTAATGCCATGCACCCCAGGACAAGAAAGATCTTGCAGCTCTTGCGTCTGAGACAG attttcaatggtgtttttcttaAAGTGAACAAGGCAACAATGAACATGCTTCACCTTGTTGAACCTTATGTGACTTAtgg ATACCCGAATCTCAAGAGTGTGAGGGAGTTGATTTACAAAAGAGGTTTTGGGAAGTTGAACAAGCAGAGAATTGCTTTGACTGACAACGCCATTGTTGAGCAG GCTTTGGGCAAGTTTGGCATCATCTGTGTGGAAGATCTCATCCATGAGATCATGACTGTGGGGCCTCATTTTAAGGAGGCCAACAACTTTCTTTGGCCATTTAAGCTAAAGGCACCATTGGGAGGtctgaagaagaagagaaaccACTATGTTGAAGGAGGAGATGCTGGCAACCGCGAAAATTACATCAACGAGCTAATTAGGAGAATGAACTAG